The following DNA comes from Kitasatospora sp. NBC_01287.
GGGCCGGGTCCAGCTCCAGCAGGTCGTTGGCACCGGAGCCGGGCGACAGCCGCAGCCCGACCCGGTCGGCGCCGACCACCGCGGCCGCCGCGCGCACGGCCGCCAGGGCGAACCTGATCCGGTTCTCGGCCGACCCGCCGTAGGAGTCCAGGCGCTGGTTGGCGTTGTCGGAGAGGAACTGGTGGACCAGGTAGCCGTTGGCGCCCTGGATCTCGACCCCGTCGAAGCCGGCCCGGAGCGCCGACTCGGCGGCGGCCGCGTAGTCGTCCAGCGTCTCGGCGATGTCGGCCCGGGTCAGCACGCGCGGCGTGACGGTGGGCACCAGGCGGGTCGGCGTGGTCCGGGCATCGCTCTGCGCCCGGACCGCCGAGGGACCCACCGGTCGCACGCCGGACGGCAGCAGGTCGGGGTGCGCGATCCGGCCGTGGTGGGCGAGCTGGGCCACGATCAGCCCGCCCGCCCGGTGCACGGCCGCGGTGACCCTGGACCAGCCCACGAGCTGCGCGGCGCTGTGCAGACCCGGTTGACCCACCGGGCCCGCACCGACGGCGCTGATCCGGGCGCCTTCGGTGATGATCAGACCGGCCGAGGCGCGCTGGGCGTAGTACTGGGCCATCAGGGCGGTGGGCACGCCCTCGGCGTCGGCCCGGTTGCGGGTCATGGGGGCCATCACCACGCGGTTGGACAGGGCCAGCGCACCGGCGGCCAGCGGGCTGTGCAGGGTGGGCGCGGGGTTCACGGGCTCTCCGGGCTGGGCTGGGGAGGGGGTTGGGGTGGGGATGGGGCGGGGGCGGGGGCGGAGCGGGTGGGGCGGGGTCGGGCGCGGCCGCCGGGGCACCGTCACCCGCGCACCTCGGCGAGTTCGCCGGCCACCGCGCCCACCCCGGCGGCTTCGGCGTCGGTCGCCGCCTGGGCCTCGGCCTGGGCCTGCGCCTCCGCCTCGGCGCCCGCGCGCAGCAGGACGCTCAGCGCGCCCGCGATGGCGTCGGAGTCGTTGAGGATCACCGAGTTGACGCCGGGACGGATCCCGGCGGCTGTCGCCCAGTGCACCGCCTCGGTCGGCACGCCGTAGGCGAAGCGGCGCGGATGGGCACGGCCCTGGGCGTCGATCACGTGGTACGGGCGCGGGGTGACCGCGACCGCGCCGGTCCGGTAGCCGGGGCCGCCGTCCAGCTCGGGGATCAGGTAGCGGGTGACCTGTCCGGTGGCGAGCAGGTGGGCGAGCAGCGGGTCGGCGGTCCGGCCCAGGTCGGGCTCCGGCAGCCGGGCCTCGATCAGCACCCGGGCCGGCACCGGCGCACCGGCGACGGTGGCCGAGGCCGCCAGGAACCGGCCCGACTCCTCGTCGGCCGTGATCCGCAGCCCGGGACCGAGCACGTCGAGCACGCCGGCCTCGATCAGCGCGATCATCTCGCCGATCCGCGAGGCCGGCGGGCCGATCGAGAGGAACGCGTTGAGCGGGGTGTACCAGCCCGTCAGGTCGGCCCGGTACGAGGCGCCGTGCAGCCCGGCGTGGTCGACCGCGAGCCGGATCTCGTTGCGCAGGTCGCGCAGCACGTCCAGGGCGGCCTTGACCGGACCGCTGACATTGCCCTGGGAGGCGCTGACCAGGTCCCGGCGCAGGTGGTCGAGCAGCCAGGCCCGGTAGTCGGCCGGCCCGGTGAAGTCCACGCCCTGGTAGGGGCGGGCGAGCCACTGCCAGTCCCAGCGCGCGCCCTGCGGCACCGCGAAGGCGTCCAGCACGGCGGCCAGTTCGGCCTCGCCCTCGGCGGCCAGGTAGCGCTCGGCCAGCTCGCCGGCCTCGGCGCCGCGGCCCGCCTGGCTCAGCAGCGCCGCGTAGTAGACGCCCTCCACCTCGCGCGCCACCAGCGGCCAGATCTCGGCCCGGAAGTCCACCGGCTCGCCGGCCTCGCCGCGCTCTCGCAGCATCGCCACGTGCTCGACGGTGAGCAGCCGCGGGTGGTAACGGCCGTGCGCGCCCTTCTCGTTGGCGCCGCGCGAGTGGTAGGGCACGCCGCGCCGGGAGCCGGCCACCAGGTGCGGTTCGCGGCCCGAGGGGCGGTACACCAGCTTGCCGTCGACGTCTTCGAAGCGGCCGCCGCGGCCTTGGGTGAGCAGCGCCAGGTGATCGAAGAAGTTGAGCCCGAGGCCGCGCAGCAGCACCGTCTCACCGGGGGCGATCACCGACAGGTCCAGGTCGGCCGGGTTGGCCGGGGTCAGGTGGACCAGGCCGTGAGCGCGGGCGAAGGCGGTCAGCTCCCGCTCGGCGCTGCCCGGGAGGCCGGCGGTGTGGCCCTGGGCCAGCACCACGGCGGCCAGCCCTGGCAGCACCGTGCCGTCGGCGAGCCGCAGGGTCTGCCGCTCCCCCGCGTCGTCCAGCGCCACCGCGCGCGAGGCGTGGGTGCGCACGGTGACCCCGGCGGGCGCGGTGCCGCAGACCCGCTCGAAGGCCCAGCGCAGGTAGCGGCCGTAGAGCGCGCGGGTGGGGTAGTCGTCCGGGCCCAGGCCCTTGGCCTCGGCCAGCACCTCGGCGGAGCAGTCGGCGAAGGACTCGTCCACCGGGCCCATCAGGGTCAGGAAGCGGGCCCACTCGTGCAGGCTCGGTCCGGGCAGTACCGGTCCGGCCAGCTCCACCGAGTCGTCGGTGAAGACGGTGACCTGGGAGGCCACGGTGTTCATCAGCAGCTGCGGGCTCTGGTCGGTGCGCCAGACCGCGCCCGCGCCCGGCGGGTGGGGGTCGACCACGTGCACCGTGACGTCGAGGCGCTGCTCGCCGGTGGAGAGCGCGGCGCACAACCGCTCCAGCACCGAGAGCCCGCGCGGGCCGGCGCCGACGATCGCGATCTGGGCGGACCGGACGGTCTGGGTCGCCCGGATGCGAGGGGCGGACCGGGCGGGCTGGGCGGACCGGGCGGTCACCACTCCTCCCCCGTCCAGGTGGTCAGCTCGATCCCGTCGCCGAGCGGCAGCTCGACGGAGGAGTAGCCGCGGCCGAGGTCGCGGATCCGGGTCAGGAAGCCGTCCGGCAGCATCGGGAGGTTGTCGGAGACGATCACCGATCCGGGGCGCAGCATCGGCTCCAGCACCTCCAGCACCGGGAGGTAGAGCTCCTTCC
Coding sequences within:
- a CDS encoding alkene reductase; the protein is MNPAPTLHSPLAAGALALSNRVVMAPMTRNRADAEGVPTALMAQYYAQRASAGLIITEGARISAVGAGPVGQPGLHSAAQLVGWSRVTAAVHRAGGLIVAQLAHHGRIAHPDLLPSGVRPVGPSAVRAQSDARTTPTRLVPTVTPRVLTRADIAETLDDYAAAAESALRAGFDGVEIQGANGYLVHQFLSDNANQRLDSYGGSAENRIRFALAAVRAAAAVVGADRVGLRLSPGSGANDLLELDPAHTYGLLAESLRGTRHAYLHVVEGPDPKLTRLLRERWSGPLIVSPFTGGEPTDPATATVRLRTGEADAVSFARLFAANPDLPERIRQGRRLAAPDPETFHTGGATGYTHLPVGSTHLAPKDSTDHE
- a CDS encoding FAD/NAD(P)-binding domain-containing protein, which codes for MRATQTVRSAQIAIVGAGPRGLSVLERLCAALSTGEQRLDVTVHVVDPHPPGAGAVWRTDQSPQLLMNTVASQVTVFTDDSVELAGPVLPGPSLHEWARFLTLMGPVDESFADCSAEVLAEAKGLGPDDYPTRALYGRYLRWAFERVCGTAPAGVTVRTHASRAVALDDAGERQTLRLADGTVLPGLAAVVLAQGHTAGLPGSAERELTAFARAHGLVHLTPANPADLDLSVIAPGETVLLRGLGLNFFDHLALLTQGRGGRFEDVDGKLVYRPSGREPHLVAGSRRGVPYHSRGANEKGAHGRYHPRLLTVEHVAMLRERGEAGEPVDFRAEIWPLVAREVEGVYYAALLSQAGRGAEAGELAERYLAAEGEAELAAVLDAFAVPQGARWDWQWLARPYQGVDFTGPADYRAWLLDHLRRDLVSASQGNVSGPVKAALDVLRDLRNEIRLAVDHAGLHGASYRADLTGWYTPLNAFLSIGPPASRIGEMIALIEAGVLDVLGPGLRITADEESGRFLAASATVAGAPVPARVLIEARLPEPDLGRTADPLLAHLLATGQVTRYLIPELDGGPGYRTGAVAVTPRPYHVIDAQGRAHPRRFAYGVPTEAVHWATAAGIRPGVNSVILNDSDAIAGALSVLLRAGAEAEAQAQAEAQAATDAEAAGVGAVAGELAEVRG